The nucleotide sequence AGCCGCCGCAAAAAGTCGCGCACGGCGGGCTTGTCGAGCGACCAGTGCAGCTTGTCGGGCGTGGCCGTCACCATCCGCACTTCGGGCCGGAACACCTCGGCGGGCTGCGAGTTGCCGTGAAACGCGCCGATGTCCCAGCCGAACGCCCCCTTTTCCCGGAAGGCCCGCAACTTGTCGCGCTGATCCTGGCCGAGCGCAACGAGCGGGTAGACGAACAGCGCGGTGGCCTGTGGCTTTTGCTCCAGCCGCTCGAAGACCGCCGGAAAAAAAGCGCCCGTCTTGCCGCTGGCGGTGGGCGTGGTGATGATGACGTTCTTGCCCGCGTGCATCAGGCGGTAGGTGTCGGCCTGGTGCGCGTAGACCTCGGGAAAGCCGAAGCCGCGCTGCACGGCGGGCGACCAGCCCAGGCTCGCCGCGCTGACTGTCCGGGCGGCCTGCACTTCTTCCTCGTGCAGCAGCGTGGCCCCCCCGCCCAGGATGTCCCGCAGGAACAGTTCCAGACGGGCGTAGGGGGAGCGGGCGGGCAGCATCCGGACAGTGTAGGGCGCTCAGGTCATCCGGGGGGTGATTTCGGTCAACCTTCGACCTCATACGGATTCCGCTTAATTCCTGCACAGTCGGGAAAGCGCCGCCTGTGCATCCATATCGCGTAACCCGTATTTTTTCCTACTCGCATCCGCTCGGATTGAATCTGAAACGACCAGATTCAATCGGAATCCGTATCAGTCAACGGGCGACCTCAGTCAACGGGCCACCTCGCTCAACCGGCCACTTTGCTCAACGGGCCACCACATGCCCCTCGCCGCGCACGCTCAGAAAGACCTGTGCCCCCTCGCCCAGCGGCTGCGGGGCCAGCGTGTGCAGCGCCACGTCCTGCCCCCCGGCCAGCCGCAGCACGTAGCGGGTGTCGCGCCCGCCGAACTCGCGGCTGAGCACTGTGGCGGGCGTGCCCTGCGTCCCGAAGGCGAGCTGTTCGGGGCGCAGGCTGACCATCACCGGCCCCTGCGCCGGGCGGGTCAGACGCACGCGGCCCAGGGGCGTTTCGGCCCACTCGCCCTGCGCCGTCCCGGACACCAGATTGCTGCCGCCCAGAAAGTTGGCGACAAAGACCGTGCCGGGGCGGGCATAGACCTCCTCGGGGGTGCCGAGTTGCTCGGCCCGGCCCCCGCGCATCACGGCCACGCGGTCACTGAAGGCCAGCGCCTCCTCCTGGTCGTGGGTCACCAGAATCGCCGCCGTGCCGCTGCCGCGCAAAATCCCGCGCACGTCCTGCCGGGTGGAGTGGCGCAGTTGCGCGTCGAGGTTGGAAAAAGGCTCGTCGAGCAGCAGCAGCGCCGGGCGCGGGGCCAGGGCGCGGGCGAGCGCCACCCGCTGCTGCTGCCCGCCGGAGAGCTGGTGCGGCATCCGCTGCTCGAACACCGTGAGGCCGACCATCGCCAGCGTTTCACGGGCGCGGGACAGCCGCTCGGCGCGGGGCAGATGCCGCAGCCCGAACAGCACGTTGCCCAGCACGCTCAGGTGCGGAAACAGCGCGTAGTCCTGAAACACCAGCCCCACCCCACGCCCTTCCGGGGGCACGAGGGGCCGGGTCATCTCGCGCCCGGCGATGACGATGGAGCCGCTGTCCGGCGTTTCCAGTCCGGCAATCAGGCGCAGGGTGGTCGTCTTGCCGCAGCCCGAAGGCCCCAGCAGCGTGAGCAGTTCGCCCGGTTTCAGGGCCAGGTCGAGGCCATCCACCACGGGTGACAGGCCCGGCCCGAAGCGTTTGGACAGGCCCGACACGACGAGGGGAGCGGGGGAAGAGGAGTGGGTCATGAGCTTTCCTTTCAACGTTCCCGCCGCAAAATCAGCAGGGTCAGCAGCGCGCCGCTGAGCACCAGCGCCAGGGCGTAGGGCGCGGCGGCGGCGTACTGGGCTTCTTCGGTATAGGTCCACACGCCCCGGGCCAGCGTCTCGAAGCCGATGGGCGCGAGCAGCAGCGTGAGCGGCAATTCCTTGAGCACGCTCAGGAACACGAAGGCCCCACTCGCCAGCAGGCCGGGGCGCAGCAGCGGCAAAGTGACCCGCCACAGGGTCTGCGCGGGAGAATAGCCCAGCACCCGCGCCGCCTCTTCCAGCCGGGGCGTGGCCCGCACGAGTCCCGAGCGAATCGGCCCGATGGCCTCGGCCACGAAATGCAGCGTGTAGGCCGCCAGCAGCAGCCCGAACGTCTGGTACACGCCCGGCACCACCTGCAGGGTGAAAAACACCAGCGCCAGCGCGAAGGCCAGCGGCGGCGTCGCGTAGCCCAGGTAGGCCGCCCGCTCGGTCACCCGCGCCCAGCGCCCCGCCTTGCCTTCCGCCCCGTAGCGACTGCCGATGTAGGCCAGCGGAAACGCCAGCGCCGTGGTCGTGAGGGCCGCCAGCGACGCCGCGCTCAGGGCGGTGCGGGCCGCGTCCCACAGCGAGGCCCAGGCGTAGGGGTTGCCCTGCGACTCCTGCACGGTCAGCCGCAGCCAGTACAGCACCGTGCCCACCGGCACGACCAGCGCCGCCGTGCCCAGCGCCAGGACAAAGGCCCAGGCCGCAAGCGCCCAGGCCCCCAGCCGCAGCCGGGACGGGGGACGAGGGGCGGCGGGCGACACCCGCGCCAGCCACACGCCGCGCATCAGCCGGGCCTCCAGCCACAGCGCGGCGGCGGTCAGCACCAGCAGCAGCAGCGCCAGCCACGCCGAATACACCCGGTCGTAGGCGGCGGTGTACTGCTGATAAATCGCCGCGCTGAAGGTGGGGTAGCGCATCAGGGACACCACGCTGAAGTCGCCCAGCACGTGCAGCGCCGTCAGCAGTGCCCCCGAGAGCCACGCCGGACGCAGCGCGGGCAGAGTGACCTGCCAGAAGGTCTGCCAGCGGCTGCGCCCCAGCACCCGCGCCGCTTCTTCGAGCGCGGGGTCCACCGTTCTGAGCGCCGATTGCAGGTTCAGAAACAGGTACGGAAAGGTAAACAGGGTCAGCACGCCCAGCGCCCCCCAGAACCCGCCCGGCGTGGGCAGGCGCAGCCCCAGCAGCGTGTCCAGGGTGCCGCCGCTGCCGGTGGCGGCAATCAGCGCGTAGGCCCCCACATACCCCGGCAGCGCCAGCGGCAGCACGCCCAGCAGCAGCAGCAGACGCCGGGGCCGGAAGTCGGTGCGGGTCGCCAGAAACGCCAGCGGCAGGCTCAGCAGCGTGGTCGTCAGCAGCGTCGCCAGGGTGAGCAGCAGCGTATTGAGCGCCAGTTCCAGATTGCGGGGCCGAAACACGATTTCGCGCAGTTCCTCGCTCTCGGCCCCCAGCGCCCGCAGCACCAGATACAGCAGCGGCAGCCCGACCCCCAGCACCGTCAGCAGGGCGGGAAACAGCAGCAGAGGAGGCGGGCGGCGCATCAGGTTCAGGAGGATAACAGAGGAACTTGGTCGGAATTGTCCTGGGACAGGCAGAAAAAACGCCAGCCCCCACAGGACCGGCGCTTAGAGCAGTTCTCCGAATGAAGTGATGCGGGGTGCCGTTCCGCGCATCACTTCATTCTCTCCTGCGGACTCGCAGAGCTGTCCCAGTCCGCTCGCCAAAAAGACGTTACGTCTTTTTGTCAAATGCTTTAGAGAGGGAAAAAATCAGAGCAGGCCGACTTCACGCAGCAGCTTCTGCGCCTTTTCGATGTTCTTGGGCAGCACCGAGGGCGAGAGCTTGGGGCTGCGCTTGACCACGTCGTTGTAAGGCAGCATGGTCGAAGGCTGGATGATGTTGCCCACCACCGGGTACTCGAAGTTCACGCTCAGGAAGAAGGTCTGGGCGTCCTTGCCGGTCAGCGCTTGAAGGAAACGCAGCGCGGCGGCGCGGTTCTTGCTGGTCTTGAGGAGTGCCGCGCCCGTCGCGTTGCCGAGGTTGCCGATGTCGCCCGCCTTGAAGAAGTGCGTGTCGATGGGGTAGTTCAGGCGATTCACGCGCTGGACATAGTAGTGGTTGGTGAGCGCCACGTCGATTTCACCGGCGCGCATGGCTTCGAGCATCCCCACGTTGCTGGTCTTGTAGTCCTTGGGGTTCAGGGCCTTCATGCCGATCAGCCACTGGCGGGTCGCCGCCTCACCGTGCTTGGCGATCATGCCGCCGAGGAAGTCCTGAAAGCTGGGGTAGCTCACGGTCCAACCGATGCGGCCCTTGAGGCTGGTCATCTTGGGCAGGTCGAGGATGCTGGCGGGCAGTTGCTCGGGCTTGACCTTGTTCGTGTTGTAGGCGAGCACGCGGAAACGCACGGTGGTGGGCACCCAGTCCTTGCTGTCGGGAACGTAGTCGTCGCTCACGTTGCGGAAGCTGGCCGTGCCGAGCTTGGAAAACAGGCCGCTGTCCGACAGTTCTCCGAGCGCGCCCACCGAGTTGCCCCAGAACACGTCGGCGGGGCTGCGCTTGCCTTCTTCGCGCAGCGCGGCGACCAGCTGGGCGTCGGTGCCGTAGCGCACGTTGACCTTGATTCCGGTCTGGCGCTCGAACTGCTGCACCACCGGGTCCACGAAGGTCTTGGCGCGGCCCGAGTACACGGTGAGGGTGCCCGCAGCGAGGGCGGACGAGGCGACAGCGAGGGTCAGGGTCGAGAGCAGAAAACGGCGCATGGAGGAATCCTAAGTAACTGACTCGGGTTAGTCAATATTTCCAGCGTCGCGGAGGTCAAGCACCTTGGGACAGTCGAGGGACCTTCGGCACAGACGGCGCTTTTGCCCGGTGCTACCCTCGGTCCATGACTGCTCTCGACGCCGCTTCCCAGGTCGCCCCCGCTTCCGTCGCTTCGGGCAGCGCGGCGGGTCCGGTGGCCCTGGACCTGACCGCGCTGGAGCGGGCCGAGCGCGGCGAGCGGCTGAGCGCCGGGGAACTCGAAAGCCTCTACCACCTGCCCCTCCCCGAGGTGGCCGCCGTCGCCCACGACCTGCGGATGCAGCGGCGCGACCCGGACGTGGTCAGTTTCCTGATCGACCGCAACATCAACTACACCAATGTCTGCAACGTGGGCTGCAACTTCTGCGCCTTTTACCGCACCAAGCGTCAGCCGGACAGCTACACGCTGGACTACGAGCAGATTTCGCACAAAATCCGCGAGCTGGAAGCGGTGGGCGGCACCCGCATCCTGCTGCAAGGCGGCGTGAACCCCGAACTGGGGCTGGACTACTACACCGGGATGCTGCGGCACGTCAAAGCCCACCACCCGACCATCCAGATCGACGCCTTCTCGCCCGAAGAAGTGCTGTTCATGGAAAAGACGTTCGGGCTGAGCCTCGACGAACTGCTCGACACGCTTATCGAGGCCGGACTGGACGGCTTGCCCGGCGCGGGCGGCGAGATTCTGGAAGACGACGTGCGCAAGAAGGCCGCGCCCGCCCGCATCCGTTCGGACGACTGGTTCCGGATTATCGACGCGGCGCAGCGCAAGGGGCTGTACACGATTGCCACGATGGTCATCGGCTTCGGCGAAACGTATGCCCAGCGGGTCAGCCACCTGCTCAAGATTCGGGCGCAGCAGGACAAGGCGCTGCGGGAGTACGGCGGCAACGGCTTTTTCGGCTTCGCGCTGTGGACGCTGCAAACCGAGCACACCCGCCTGCACGGCAAGGCCCCCGGCGCCACCGCGCACGAGTACCTTCAGCAGCTCGCCGTCGCCCGTATCGCGCTGGACAACCTGCACAATCTGCAGGCGTCGTGGCCCGCGCAGGGGTTCAAGGTGGGGCAGGCCGCGCTGTACTACGGCGCCAACGACCTCGGCTCCACCATGCTGGAAGAAAACGTGGTGTCGGCGGCGGCGGGGCACGACCGGCACCGGGCCACCGTGCGCGAACTGATTCGCATTTCGGTGGACGCGGGCTTCAAGCCGGCCATCCGCAACAGCCGCTTCGAGATTCTGAATTACCCCGACGTGGAGGCGTTCCTGAGCCGTTCCGCCGAGAATCCCGAGGGGCAGCGCGGGGTGGGCGCATAACGGCGGCCCTGCGCCTGAGCGGGCTGTCCAAGGCGTTCGGCAACGTCCAGGCGGCGCGGGACGTGTCGTTGACGGTGGACGCGGGTGAAACCCTGGCCCTGCTGGGGCCTTCGGGCTGCGGCAAAAGCACGGTGCTGCGCGGGGTAGCGGGCCTGGAACACCCCGACAGCGGGCGGGTGGAGGTCGGCGGACGCGACGTGACCGACCTGCCCCCCGAAGCGCGGCATATCGGGCTGGTCTTTCAGGACTACGCGCTGTTTCCGCACCTGAGCGTGCTGGGCAACGTGGCTTACGGCCCCAGGGTACGCGGCGAGCGCCGGGCACAGGCCGAGGCCAGGGCGCGTGAAGCCCTGGCGCTGGTGGGCCTGCCCGAACTGGAACAGCGCCTCCCCGCGCAACTGTCGGGCGGGCAACAGCAGCGGGTGGCCCTGGCCCGCGCCCTGGCGACCCGTTCGCCGCTGCTGCTGCTCGACGAGCCGCTGAGCAACCTCGACGAAAAGCTGCGCACCGAACTGCGCCACGACCTGCGCGGGCTGTTCGGGCAACTGGGCGCGGGCGTGCTGCTCGTCACCCACGACCAGCGCGAAGCCCTGGCCCTGGCGCACCGGGTGGCCGTCATGCGGGCGGGGCAGGTGGTGCAGGTCGGGGCCGCCCGGAACGTGTTCGCGTCTCCGGCGACCGCCTGGACAGCGGAGTTTCTGGGCTGGACCAACGTGTTCGCGCGGCCCGGCGGCAGGGCGCTGCTGGTGCCCGAACAGGCGGCCCGGCTGGGCGCGGGCGACCCCACCCCGCTGCTTTCCCGCCAGCCCCACGAAACCGGGGAAACCGTCACCCTGGCGCACCCGCTGGGACCGCTCACCCTGCACCTGAGCGTGCGCGAGGCCGCGCTGCTCGGCGGGGCGCAGCCGGGCGACCCGGTGCGGCTGGCCCTGGAACAGAGCCTGCTGCAAGAGGTGCCGGACGACCGCCAGGACAGGTGACCAGAACAGGTGAGGAGAGGCGAGCCGCGCTTGACCGCGCCGAAGGTGCCCGGCTATACTCTGCGGGCCTGTCGAGACAGGTCTGCCTAGGGATATGGTGTAATGGCAGCACAACAGATTTTGGATCTGTTTGTCTAGGTTCGAATCCTGGTATCCCTGCCAGAAAGTCAAGGAAGCTGGCCTCCTTTACCGGGAGGTCAGTTTTTTTGGTTTCTTGGTCGGGAGGTTGGGGGGCATTTGATACGGCCCGTCCCTCCGACCCGTGAACGGCGCGTCCCGGTCTCATACGGATTCCGCTTAATTCCTGCACAGTCGGGAAAGCGCCGCCTGTGCATCCATATCGCAGAATCCGTATTTTTTCCTACTCGCATCCGCTCTGCTGAGCAGCTTTGCAAGTCGGATTGAATCTGAAACGACCAGATTCAATCGGAATCCGTATCAGGCTATCTTCCCTCCATGTCCGCACCCGCCTCTGCCCCGTCCCGCCTGCGTCTGCGGGTGTCCAAGGCCGCCGAACTTCATGTCCGCGACGGCCACCCCTGGGTCTACGAGTCGAGCGTGCGCGAGCAAAACCGCGAGGGCGAACCGGGCGAACTCGCGGTGATCTACGACCGCCGCGACCGTTTTCTGGCCATCGGGCTGTACGACCCCCACTCGCCGCTGCGGTTGCGGGTGCTGCACACCGGGATGCCGACCACCCTGGACGATGCGTGGTGGGCCGCCCGTCTGGACACGGCCCTGGCCCGCCGCGCCGCGCTGTTCGGGCCGCTGACCGCCTTCGGGGACACCGACGGCTACCGCGTGCTGAACGGCGAGTCCGACGGCTTTCCGGGGCTGGTGGTGGACCGCTACGCCGGGGTGCTGGTCATGAAGCTCTATACCGCCGCCTGGTTTACGCACCTGCGCCGGATGCTCGAACTGTTCGCCGCCCGCGCCCCGGACTTCGCCGTGGTGCTGCGACTGAGCCGCAACATTCAGGCGCTGGCCGCCGACCTGGACCTGCACGACGGGCAGGTGATCTACGGCGACCTCGGCGGCGACGCGGTGGTGTTCCGCGAATCGGGGCTGAAGTTCGAGGCCGAGGTGAGGCAGGGCCAGAAAACCGGCTTTTTCCTCGACCAGCGCGAGAACCGCCGCCGGGTGGAGGGCCTGAGCCAGGGGCGGCGCGTGCTCAACGCCTTTTCCTTTTCCGGGGGCTTTTCGCTCTACGCGGCGCGGGGCGGGGCCAGCGCGGTCACCAGCCTCGACATCAGCGCCCACGCCCTGCGCAGTGCCGAGCGCAACTTTGCCCTCAACCCCGAGCTGAAAGCCGTGCACAGGACCGTGCAGGCCGACGTGTTCGAGTGGCTGCCTGCTTCCGCCAAGGGGGCCGACTACGACCTCGTGATTCTGGACCCCCCCTCGCTCGCCCGGCGCGAAGCGGAGCGCGAAGGAGCGATTCGGGCCTACGGCAAGCTCGCCGAGGGCGGCCTGACGCGGCTGGCCCCCGGCGGCATTCTGGTCAGCGCCTCGTGCAGCGCGCACGTCAGCGCCGAGGAATTCGAGGACGCTGTGATGGGGGCGGTGCGCCGCAGTGGCCGCCGCTGGCGCAAGCTGCTGAGCAGTCGCCACGCGCCCGACCACCACGCCAGCTTTGCCGAAGCGGAGTATCTCAAGGCCGTGTTTTTGCAGCTGGATTGACGATTCCCGTCATTCCCGCCAGATGGCCCACATGGGCGAATCGAGCTGCTCCATCTGTTCCGCGCTGCGCCCGCCCTGCCGCAGCAGGCTCATGACCTGCCCCCGGTGGTGGCTGTCATGGACGATGATGTGCTGCAGAAAGTGGGCGGGGTGGGCCTGATAGGTGCCTTCGCCGTACGGGTCGGGAAAAGTGCGACCCTCCGCCACCGCCGACTGCACCGCCCGCAGCGCGGCCTCGTCGCTCAGGCGGAAGGCTTCGGCCAGTCGCGCGGGGTCGCGCTCGGTCAGGGCGAAGTTTTGCCAGTCGCCCTCCACGACTTCGGGCAGGCCCTGAGCGTCGGCAGGTGAAATCAGGCCCAGCCAGCCGACGCGAAAAAGGGCGAGGTGGCCGAGGTGCCGCCCCACGGTCCAGCCGCCGCGCCCGTCGGAGAGGTCGAAGTCGGCAGGGGTAAGGGCCGAGAGCAGCGCCGCATTGACGCGCCCGTTGCGGCGGTAGGCTTCGAGAAGCAGGTCGGGAAGGGTCATCTGGATTCCGATTGAATCTGAAACTACCAGATTCAATCCGAGCGGATGCGAGTAGGAAAAAATACGGATTCTGCGATATGGATGCACAGGCGGCGCTTTCCCGACTGTGCAGGAATTAAGCGGAATCCGTATCATCTGGTCTCCATCCTGTGCCGCCAACGAGGGCACAGGTTCAACGAAAGTCAGGCGGGTGCGGCAGACGCAGGGGGCAGGCCGCGCTGTTCGACCGGCAGGAGGCTCAGCCCATCGGCGGCAGACCGCTCCGCTCGTAGAAGGCGGGCGGAGTGACACCGAGTTCGCGCAGGTACACGTAGCCCTGGCCCCGGTGGTGAATCTCGTTGTCCATCAGGTACAGCACGCTCGTCAGTGGCGACATCTTGCCGAACGGCGTGTCTCCCGGGGTCAGCCACGTCTCGGCGCTGACCCTGGGCACTTCGGCGTCGAGTTCGGCAGTCAACTTGTCCCACCACGCCAGCAACTCGGCGCGGCCCGGCACGACCCTGTTCTGGTCGGCTTCATCCCAGTGGGGTCGGCCCCTGCGAAACCAGTCGAGCTGGTACTCCACCATCCCGGCCAGTTCGCAGGCCATCGCCTGAAAGGGGCGCATGTCGGGGGCGTGGTGTGTCCTGAAGCCCTCCTCCGGGAAAGCCTCGATGACCCGGCGCGTCAGGTCACGGTGCCCCTGCCAGTAGGTCAACAGGGCGGCGGGCGTGAGCAGTGTCGTTTCGTCGCTCATTTCCATTTCCTCCTTCCGTCCGCAGCGTAGCCCCGATACCTGACAGAACGTGACGTATTTCGGAACTAGACTGGGGCATGTCCGACCTGAAGCTGGTGCTCCACGTCTCCGAGGCCGACCGCTGGCATGCCGCGCTGGGCAACCTCGTCAACCTGACCGCACTGGACGACGTTCCAGACGTGCGCGTGGTGGCCAACGGCTCGGCGGTCTACGTGCTGCAGGGCGAACACGACCAGCTGAGCCACATGGCGAAGGCGGCGGCAAAAGGCGTCGTGTTCCAGGTCTGCCAGAACTCGCTGAAGGCGCACGACATCCCTGAAAAAGCCCTGCCCGAGTGGGCTGCTACTGTCCCGAACGGCGTCCTGGCCCTGGCGGAAGCGCAACAGGGAGGCTTTGCCTACATCAAACCCTGAGGCCTGCAAAGGGTGCGGGCCGTCCAAGGGGCTGAGCGTCAAGCAACTTGGCTCCTTAGACTCTTATACGGATTCCGCTTAATTCCTGCACAGTCGGGAAAGCGCCGCCTGTGCATCCATATCGCGGAATCCGTATTTTTTCCTACTCGCATCCGCTCGGATTGAATCTGAAACTACCAGATTCAATCGGAATCCGTATTAGCAATGGTGCGGACAGTTTTAGGCGGCTTTGACGCCGAGATCAAGCGGTCTGGACGGATGTTTCTCTAATTCGTGGAATCGCGCCTCAAGACCGAGATTGCGAAGAATTCGGCGGGCGAAGAGTTGGTTATAGGCCCGTCGTTTGATGTCTTCGTAGGAGAACGCCATCCGGGCGGCAGGACGCTCCCAGCGTCCTGCCGCTTCAAGTAACGCTTCTGCTCGTCCCATGCTCAGGGCAAAGAAAGCCGCATTCCAGTGGTTTTCCAACGCGACGGTGCTGCGAAGCTGGCAGGTGTTCAACCCCGCGAACTGCTTGGCATCCCGGAAAACGAATTCCAGTCTGAACCGGGCGCTGTAGAGCGCCCGGATCTGCGTTGCCGGTAGGGTTGGGTCAGTGCTGCACAGCACCACGTGCCCCTTCACCTTACCGCGCCCTCCCAGATTCTGGATGACCACGACCCGGAGAAAACGCCCGTAGTGGGGTGCCCACACGACACGTGTCCACACCCGTTCCCGGTCCTCACCAGGCACACTGGCCCACCCATCAAAGTTGATGAAATCGACCTTCCCAGCCCACCTTTGCCGTCCTCCTCGCCGCTTGTGGTGCGGGCCAGTAAAGGGATAAAGCAGGTTGGCGTTGCACTGCATTTTGGTCACGAAGGCATAGCCTTCGCGACTGACGGCGTCCATAAACATCGTCTTGGCATACTGACCATCCGCGACCACCACACGGAGATGTCGGGTTAACCAGGTCCGGCGCTGCTCCAGGAAGGAGACCAGTTGATCCAAGTACTGTTCGAGGCGATCGGCCTTCTGTCCACGCGGCTGAGTTTGCTGCACGTGGACAGGAAACGCGTGATGGCCTGACCAGCTCAGCAGGGCCAGACACGACAGTTCCAACCCAGTTTCGGAACGGTGCGTCGCACCGTTCCAGAATGCCCCCACCCCCGCAGTGTTCTTGCCCGACTTGGGAATGAAGCTGGCATCCAGGGCCAGGATGAAGCGCCCCTCCAACACCCCCAAACACAGGAGGAATTGCAGCAGGCCCCAATGCAGCTCCGCCCAGGGGAGGGCCTTCTGAAACCAGCGACGGAGCGTTCGTTCGTTCCAGCCGCTGTAGCGGCTGAAATTCATGGCATTGACCCGACCGGGAATGGCTTGCCAGAGCGGGATGAGTTTGGCGAAGAAACGGTGTTGGTGGGCGGGCAGGGCGAGAAGGGTCAGCAGAATCGGTAACATTGAAGTAGGTCTCCTGTGCGTGAAGTCGTTTCAACCTCACCGTACCGGAGATCTCTTCTTTACCCCCTCGAAACTGTCCGCACCATTGATTAGAGCAGTTCTCCGAATTACGTGATGCGCGGAACGGCACCCCGCATCACTCCATTCTCCGCCCTGCTCAGTGTTTTGCACTCGCTCTCTGCGAGCTGTCCCAGTCCGCTCGCCAAAAAGACGTAACGTCTTTTTGTCAAATGCTCTAGACACCCATCCTATGACCTACGACCCCTCCCTCCGTGTCCTGACCGTGCTGGAACTGCTCCAGGCACGGGAGGAAGTCACGGGCGCGGAACTCGCGCGGCGGCTGGAAGTCAGCCCGCGTACGGTGCAGCGGTACGTGATGAAGTTGCAAGACCTGGGCATTCCAGTCGAGGGCAAGCGCGGCGTGGGCGGGGCATATCGCCTGAAACCTGGGTTCCGGTTGCCGCCGCTGATGTTTACCGGCGAGGAGGCGCTGAGC is from Deinococcus wulumuqiensis R12 and encodes:
- a CDS encoding ABC transporter ATP-binding protein — protein: MSLTVDAGETLALLGPSGCGKSTVLRGVAGLEHPDSGRVEVGGRDVTDLPPEARHIGLVFQDYALFPHLSVLGNVAYGPRVRGERRAQAEARAREALALVGLPELEQRLPAQLSGGQQQRVALARALATRSPLLLLDEPLSNLDEKLRTELRHDLRGLFGQLGAGVLLVTHDQREALALAHRVAVMRAGQVVQVGAARNVFASPATAWTAEFLGWTNVFARPGGRALLVPEQAARLGAGDPTPLLSRQPHETGETVTLAHPLGPLTLHLSVREAALLGGAQPGDPVRLALEQSLLQEVPDDRQDR
- a CDS encoding ABC transporter ATP-binding protein — translated: MTHSSSPAPLVVSGLSKRFGPGLSPVVDGLDLALKPGELLTLLGPSGCGKTTTLRLIAGLETPDSGSIVIAGREMTRPLVPPEGRGVGLVFQDYALFPHLSVLGNVLFGLRHLPRAERLSRARETLAMVGLTVFEQRMPHQLSGGQQQRVALARALAPRPALLLLDEPFSNLDAQLRHSTRQDVRGILRGSGTAAILVTHDQEEALAFSDRVAVMRGGRAEQLGTPEEVYARPGTVFVANFLGGSNLVSGTAQGEWAETPLGRVRLTRPAQGPVMVSLRPEQLAFGTQGTPATVLSREFGGRDTRYVLRLAGGQDVALHTLAPQPLGEGAQVFLSVRGEGHVVAR
- the mqnC gene encoding cyclic dehypoxanthinyl futalosine synthase; its protein translation is MTALDAASQVAPASVASGSAAGPVALDLTALERAERGERLSAGELESLYHLPLPEVAAVAHDLRMQRRDPDVVSFLIDRNINYTNVCNVGCNFCAFYRTKRQPDSYTLDYEQISHKIRELEAVGGTRILLQGGVNPELGLDYYTGMLRHVKAHHPTIQIDAFSPEEVLFMEKTFGLSLDELLDTLIEAGLDGLPGAGGEILEDDVRKKAAPARIRSDDWFRIIDAAQRKGLYTIATMVIGFGETYAQRVSHLLKIRAQQDKALREYGGNGFFGFALWTLQTEHTRLHGKAPGATAHEYLQQLAVARIALDNLHNLQASWPAQGFKVGQAALYYGANDLGSTMLEENVVSAAAGHDRHRATVRELIRISVDAGFKPAIRNSRFEILNYPDVEAFLSRSAENPEGQRGVGA
- a CDS encoding DinB family protein, with protein sequence MTLPDLLLEAYRRNGRVNAALLSALTPADFDLSDGRGGWTVGRHLGHLALFRVGWLGLISPADAQGLPEVVEGDWQNFALTERDPARLAEAFRLSDEAALRAVQSAVAEGRTFPDPYGEGTYQAHPAHFLQHIIVHDSHHRGQVMSLLRQGGRSAEQMEQLDSPMWAIWRE
- a CDS encoding 23S rRNA (cytosine(2499)-C(5))-methyltransferase: MSAPASAPSRLRLRVSKAAELHVRDGHPWVYESSVREQNREGEPGELAVIYDRRDRFLAIGLYDPHSPLRLRVLHTGMPTTLDDAWWAARLDTALARRAALFGPLTAFGDTDGYRVLNGESDGFPGLVVDRYAGVLVMKLYTAAWFTHLRRMLELFAARAPDFAVVLRLSRNIQALAADLDLHDGQVIYGDLGGDAVVFRESGLKFEAEVRQGQKTGFFLDQRENRRRVEGLSQGRRVLNAFSFSGGFSLYAARGGASAVTSLDISAHALRSAERNFALNPELKAVHRTVQADVFEWLPASAKGADYDLVILDPPSLARREAEREGAIRAYGKLAEGGLTRLAPGGILVSASCSAHVSAEEFEDAVMGAVRRSGRRWRKLLSSRHAPDHHASFAEAEYLKAVFLQLD
- a CDS encoding DsrE family protein — protein: MSDLKLVLHVSEADRWHAALGNLVNLTALDDVPDVRVVANGSAVYVLQGEHDQLSHMAKAAAKGVVFQVCQNSLKAHDIPEKALPEWAATVPNGVLALAEAQQGGFAYIKP
- a CDS encoding DinB family protein, with the translated sequence MSDETTLLTPAALLTYWQGHRDLTRRVIEAFPEEGFRTHHAPDMRPFQAMACELAGMVEYQLDWFRRGRPHWDEADQNRVVPGRAELLAWWDKLTAELDAEVPRVSAETWLTPGDTPFGKMSPLTSVLYLMDNEIHHRGQGYVYLRELGVTPPAFYERSGLPPMG
- a CDS encoding extracellular solute-binding protein; this translates as MRRFLLSTLTLAVASSALAAGTLTVYSGRAKTFVDPVVQQFERQTGIKVNVRYGTDAQLVAALREEGKRSPADVFWGNSVGALGELSDSGLFSKLGTASFRNVSDDYVPDSKDWVPTTVRFRVLAYNTNKVKPEQLPASILDLPKMTSLKGRIGWTVSYPSFQDFLGGMIAKHGEAATRQWLIGMKALNPKDYKTSNVGMLEAMRAGEIDVALTNHYYVQRVNRLNYPIDTHFFKAGDIGNLGNATGAALLKTSKNRAAALRFLQALTGKDAQTFFLSVNFEYPVVGNIIQPSTMLPYNDVVKRSPKLSPSVLPKNIEKAQKLLREVGLL
- a CDS encoding transposase, with translation MLPILLTLLALPAHQHRFFAKLIPLWQAIPGRVNAMNFSRYSGWNERTLRRWFQKALPWAELHWGLLQFLLCLGVLEGRFILALDASFIPKSGKNTAGVGAFWNGATHRSETGLELSCLALLSWSGHHAFPVHVQQTQPRGQKADRLEQYLDQLVSFLEQRRTWLTRHLRVVVADGQYAKTMFMDAVSREGYAFVTKMQCNANLLYPFTGPHHKRRGGRQRWAGKVDFINFDGWASVPGEDRERVWTRVVWAPHYGRFLRVVVIQNLGGRGKVKGHVVLCSTDPTLPATQIRALYSARFRLEFVFRDAKQFAGLNTCQLRSTVALENHWNAAFFALSMGRAEALLEAAGRWERPAARMAFSYEDIKRRAYNQLFARRILRNLGLEARFHELEKHPSRPLDLGVKAA
- a CDS encoding ABC transporter permease, whose translation is MRRPPPLLLFPALLTVLGVGLPLLYLVLRALGAESEELREIVFRPRNLELALNTLLLTLATLLTTTLLSLPLAFLATRTDFRPRRLLLLLGVLPLALPGYVGAYALIAATGSGGTLDTLLGLRLPTPGGFWGALGVLTLFTFPYLFLNLQSALRTVDPALEEAARVLGRSRWQTFWQVTLPALRPAWLSGALLTALHVLGDFSVVSLMRYPTFSAAIYQQYTAAYDRVYSAWLALLLLVLTAAALWLEARLMRGVWLARVSPAAPRPPSRLRLGAWALAAWAFVLALGTAALVVPVGTVLYWLRLTVQESQGNPYAWASLWDAARTALSAASLAALTTTALAFPLAYIGSRYGAEGKAGRWARVTERAAYLGYATPPLAFALALVFFTLQVVPGVYQTFGLLLAAYTLHFVAEAIGPIRSGLVRATPRLEEAARVLGYSPAQTLWRVTLPLLRPGLLASGAFVFLSVLKELPLTLLLAPIGFETLARGVWTYTEEAQYAAAAPYALALVLSGALLTLLILRRER